A single genomic interval of Cucumis sativus cultivar 9930 chromosome 5, Cucumber_9930_V3, whole genome shotgun sequence harbors:
- the LOC101211260 gene encoding mitotic spindle checkpoint protein MAD1 isoform X2 produces the protein MIVRTPPPKKQRSDVTSLPDSSPAAASDLPLVIYEDPLPLVPATTEPASSHEPSDHMLCTYQCRQMVKSDFLDALSNAEKQVHDYELKLGVLNENLSKVESERKKFLDQLLYTEQELAAARRREKVLQEQLIKEISDSGERLKKQMQISSELEVRLQNESNLRIKAESSIASSEEKARLLEDKLNHLSESIERERKHLDTELAQLKGESKLSVSRINADLEKMVCRASNAEKESELLKGQLEDLKNQLNECLCQKSELEKKLASFTVNEGTGKESNILIKHLQEELRNYESEVKEARKLKSSLGDIGLLKEKLLEEKARRERADSELSKLQDIQLSVKNLEDELTRRDLLINSIPGISTYEDIPTKISSLQKEVIDNTIKMGEVNARLKQLEVALDAAQIDKQKAESEATLVEEKIEALKLEVKQNELLLSVATEERDKLKSLVNELKTLKNDDAEAKETKETLSQELDLTLAKKDWYIKELESNLHEQKEVNSRQHDELKLLNERLNNDAKRIKSLERDCDRLRSEISLLESKIGHGDFSSTNTKVLRMVNTLAVDNEAKQTIEALKSELQKTKEKLQAVEELKAPSDAGKLVDSYISGKIMQLKEQIATLEKREERYKTVFADRISVFRRACCELFGYKIVMDEHQRADGIPVTRFTLQSIYAQSDDEKLQFEYESGNTNILVNNYTSQPELSRQVEIFIRKMNSIPAFTANLTVESFNRRTLS, from the exons ATGATTGTCAGGACTCCTCCACCCAAGAAGCAACGGTCCGATGTTACGTCTCTCCCAGATTCCTCACCGGCAGCTGCCTCAGATCTGCCACTCGTTATCTATGAAGATCCTCTTCCCTTGGTGCCAGCAACGACAGAGCCAGCGTCGTCTCACGAGCCCTCTGACCACATGCTCTGCACTTACCAATGTCGCCAAATG gtGAAATCAGACTTCTTAGATGCATTAAGCAATGCAGAGAAGCAAGTTCATGATTATGAATTGAAGTTGGGTGTGCTGAATGAGAACCTCTCCAAAGTTG AAtcagagagaaaaaaatttctgGATCAGTTATTGTACACAGAGCAAGAGCTTGCAGCTGCAAGGAGACGTGAAAAAGTTTTGCAAGAgcaattaataaaagaaattagtgaTTCCGGGGAACGATTGAAGAAGCAAATGCAAATAAGCAGTGAACTGGAG GTAAGGTtgcaaaatgaatcaaatctTCGGATAAAAGCTGAGTCATCGATTGCATCGTCAGAAGAGAAAGCTAGACTTTTAGAAGATAAATTAAACCATCTTTCTGAAAGcatagaaagagaaaggaaacATCTTGATACGGAGCTTGCGCAGTTAAAAGGAGAATCAAAACTCTCTGTTTCAAGGATAAATGCAGAT CTGGAAAAGATGGTTTGCAGAGCTAGTAATGCTGAGAAGGAATCTGAGCTACTAAAAGGGCAGTTGGAAGACTTGAAGAACCAACTCAACGAG TGTTTATGCCAGAAGAGTGAACTAGAGAAGAAATTAGCATCTTTCACAGTCAACGAAGGTACTGGCAAGGAAagcaatattttgattaagcATCTGCAAGAAGAGCTTAGAAACTAT GAATCTGAAGTGAAAGAAGCTAGGAAGTTGAAATCATCACTTGGTGATATTGGATTATTGAAGGAAAAGCTATTAGAAGAAAAGGCCAGAAGGGAGAGAGCAGACTCAGAGCTGTCTAAATTACAAGACATTCAATTAAGTGTAAAGAATCTAGAGGATGAATTGACACGCAGAGATTTGTTGATTAACAGCATTCCTGGTATTTCAACTTATGAAGATATACCAACTAAGATTTCTTCTCTCCAAAA GGAGGTAATTGACAACACGATAAAGATGGGTGAGGTGAATGCTCGCTTGAAACAATTGGAAGTAGCACTGGATGCAGCTCAAATTGATAAACAGAAGGCAGAAAGTGAGGCTACACTTGTGGAGGAAAAGATTGAAGCATTAAAGTTGGAAGTTAAGCAGAATGAATTGCTT cTCTCCGTGGCTACTGAAGAAAGGGATAAATTGAAAAGTCTTGTAAATGAGTTGAAGACCCTGAAGAACGATGATGCAGAGGCAAAGGAAACAAAGGAAACTCTTTCTCAG GAACTAGACTTGACCCTTGCAAAGAAAGATTGGTATATTAAAGAATTAGAAAGTAATTTACATGAACAGAAAGAGGTTAACAGTCGTCAACATGATGAGCTAAAGTTGTTGAATGAGAGATTAAATAATGAtgcaaaaagaataaagtcATTGGAGAGGGATTGTGATCGGCTTCGCTCTGAAATTTCTCTGTTGGAGTCAAAG aTAGGACATGGTGACTTTTCCTCAACAAATACAAAGGTTTTACGAATGGTGAATACCCTTGCTGTAGATAATGAGGCAAAACAGACTATAGAGGCATTAAAATCTGAATTGCAGAAGACGAAGGAGAAGTTACAAGCTGTTGAAGAATTAAAGGCTCCGTCAG ATGCTGGAAAGCTCGTGGATTCATATATATCCGGAAAAATAATGCAGCTCAAAGAGCAGATTGCAACACTTGAAAAGCGTGAAGAGAG GTATAAGACTGTTTTTGCGGATAGAATTTCAGTGTTCAGAAGGGCTTGCTGTGAACTTTTTGGCTACAAG ATTGTGATGGATGAACACCAACGAGCTGATGGTATTCCGGTTACACGGTTTACCCTCCAATCAATATATGCACAAAGCGACGATGAGAAACTCCAATTTGAGTATGAATCTggaaatacaaatattttg GTGAATAACTATACCTCTCAACCTGAGTTATCTCGTCAG
- the LOC101211260 gene encoding mitotic spindle checkpoint protein MAD1 isoform X1 — MIVRTPPPKKQRSDVTSLPDSSPAAASDLPLVIYEDPLPLVPATTEPASSHEPSDHMLCTYQCRQMVKSDFLDALSNAEKQVHDYELKLGVLNENLSKVESERKKFLDQLLYTEQELAAARRREKVLQEQLIKEISDSGERLKKQMQISSELEVRLQNESNLRIKAESSIASSEEKARLLEDKLNHLSESIERERKHLDTELAQLKGESKLSVSRINADLEKMVCRASNAEKESELLKGQLEDLKNQLNECLCQKSELEKKLASFTVNEGTGKESNILIKHLQEELRNYESEVKEARKLKSSLGDIGLLKEKLLEEKARRERADSELSKLQDIQLSVKNLEDELTRRDLLINSIPGISTYEDIPTKISSLQKEVIDNTIKMGEVNARLKQLEVALDAAQIDKQKAESEATLVEEKIEALKLEVKQNELLLSVATEERDKLKSLVNELKTLKNDDAEAKETKETLSQELDLTLAKKDWYIKELESNLHEQKEVNSRQHDELKLLNERLNNDAKRIKSLERDCDRLRSEISLLESKIGHGDFSSTNTKVLRMVNTLAVDNEAKQTIEALKSELQKTKEKLQAVEELKAPSGDAGKLVDSYISGKIMQLKEQIATLEKREERYKTVFADRISVFRRACCELFGYKIVMDEHQRADGIPVTRFTLQSIYAQSDDEKLQFEYESGNTNILVNNYTSQPELSRQVEIFIRKMNSIPAFTANLTVESFNRRTLS, encoded by the exons ATGATTGTCAGGACTCCTCCACCCAAGAAGCAACGGTCCGATGTTACGTCTCTCCCAGATTCCTCACCGGCAGCTGCCTCAGATCTGCCACTCGTTATCTATGAAGATCCTCTTCCCTTGGTGCCAGCAACGACAGAGCCAGCGTCGTCTCACGAGCCCTCTGACCACATGCTCTGCACTTACCAATGTCGCCAAATG gtGAAATCAGACTTCTTAGATGCATTAAGCAATGCAGAGAAGCAAGTTCATGATTATGAATTGAAGTTGGGTGTGCTGAATGAGAACCTCTCCAAAGTTG AAtcagagagaaaaaaatttctgGATCAGTTATTGTACACAGAGCAAGAGCTTGCAGCTGCAAGGAGACGTGAAAAAGTTTTGCAAGAgcaattaataaaagaaattagtgaTTCCGGGGAACGATTGAAGAAGCAAATGCAAATAAGCAGTGAACTGGAG GTAAGGTtgcaaaatgaatcaaatctTCGGATAAAAGCTGAGTCATCGATTGCATCGTCAGAAGAGAAAGCTAGACTTTTAGAAGATAAATTAAACCATCTTTCTGAAAGcatagaaagagaaaggaaacATCTTGATACGGAGCTTGCGCAGTTAAAAGGAGAATCAAAACTCTCTGTTTCAAGGATAAATGCAGAT CTGGAAAAGATGGTTTGCAGAGCTAGTAATGCTGAGAAGGAATCTGAGCTACTAAAAGGGCAGTTGGAAGACTTGAAGAACCAACTCAACGAG TGTTTATGCCAGAAGAGTGAACTAGAGAAGAAATTAGCATCTTTCACAGTCAACGAAGGTACTGGCAAGGAAagcaatattttgattaagcATCTGCAAGAAGAGCTTAGAAACTAT GAATCTGAAGTGAAAGAAGCTAGGAAGTTGAAATCATCACTTGGTGATATTGGATTATTGAAGGAAAAGCTATTAGAAGAAAAGGCCAGAAGGGAGAGAGCAGACTCAGAGCTGTCTAAATTACAAGACATTCAATTAAGTGTAAAGAATCTAGAGGATGAATTGACACGCAGAGATTTGTTGATTAACAGCATTCCTGGTATTTCAACTTATGAAGATATACCAACTAAGATTTCTTCTCTCCAAAA GGAGGTAATTGACAACACGATAAAGATGGGTGAGGTGAATGCTCGCTTGAAACAATTGGAAGTAGCACTGGATGCAGCTCAAATTGATAAACAGAAGGCAGAAAGTGAGGCTACACTTGTGGAGGAAAAGATTGAAGCATTAAAGTTGGAAGTTAAGCAGAATGAATTGCTT cTCTCCGTGGCTACTGAAGAAAGGGATAAATTGAAAAGTCTTGTAAATGAGTTGAAGACCCTGAAGAACGATGATGCAGAGGCAAAGGAAACAAAGGAAACTCTTTCTCAG GAACTAGACTTGACCCTTGCAAAGAAAGATTGGTATATTAAAGAATTAGAAAGTAATTTACATGAACAGAAAGAGGTTAACAGTCGTCAACATGATGAGCTAAAGTTGTTGAATGAGAGATTAAATAATGAtgcaaaaagaataaagtcATTGGAGAGGGATTGTGATCGGCTTCGCTCTGAAATTTCTCTGTTGGAGTCAAAG aTAGGACATGGTGACTTTTCCTCAACAAATACAAAGGTTTTACGAATGGTGAATACCCTTGCTGTAGATAATGAGGCAAAACAGACTATAGAGGCATTAAAATCTGAATTGCAGAAGACGAAGGAGAAGTTACAAGCTGTTGAAGAATTAAAGGCTCCGTCAG GAGATGCTGGAAAGCTCGTGGATTCATATATATCCGGAAAAATAATGCAGCTCAAAGAGCAGATTGCAACACTTGAAAAGCGTGAAGAGAG GTATAAGACTGTTTTTGCGGATAGAATTTCAGTGTTCAGAAGGGCTTGCTGTGAACTTTTTGGCTACAAG ATTGTGATGGATGAACACCAACGAGCTGATGGTATTCCGGTTACACGGTTTACCCTCCAATCAATATATGCACAAAGCGACGATGAGAAACTCCAATTTGAGTATGAATCTggaaatacaaatattttg GTGAATAACTATACCTCTCAACCTGAGTTATCTCGTCAG